CATGCGCCTCGAGGCGCCAAAATGCCGCCGCGATTACTTCGGCATCGAGCCCGCGTCGGTGGTCGACGTGCTGCTCTTCTTCTTCTTCGCCTTCTTCTTGCTCTTCTTGCTGGTGCCGGACATGCCGGCATCCGCGCCGCCGCTCGCGCTGGCATTCGGGCCCATCCCGGCGTCGGTGCTGCCGCCGGTGGTGCTGGTGCCCGCCTGGGCAAACGCGCCCGCCGTGGCGAGCGCCGCGCTGGCCAGGACCGCCAGGCTGGTCTTCCACATCTTCATTTGTCTACCTCCGCAGTGCCGCGGCGAGATAGCCGCGCCGACGCGTTAACACTGCGGACCCGAACGCGCAATTCCGTAGGTGCTCGTGGCTGTCGGTTTGCGGGCTGCTGGGCGGGCGCCGGTCAGGCGCGCCGGCGGGCGTCGGCGAGCCAGTGGATCAGGCGGATCACTTCACCCGTGTCCGCGACTTGCCAGCGCGCGTTGGTCCCGGTGCGCGGGGGAGGACCGACGTGTACGGTGATCGAGCTGCGCCGATTGAGAACTGCGAACGCCTCTTCGTCGGCCTCGCCGGCGCCGACGTAGACCGGAAGCGCGCCGCGCATGCCGGCGAGCAGACCGAGGACGGCGCGCCACATCGAGGCTCCTTCCGGGACCGCTTCGATCGAATCGTCGGCGTGATGCAGGAAGAGACCCTCCGCCGAGACGAGCTTGCCGAACTCCTCGGTGGCAGCGACGCGAACCTGCGGTTCCGCATGCCTGACGTGGAGCGCGAGACACCAGATCCGATCCTCGACGACAACGCCCGCCGTCTGCAGCGCGGGCACGCGCGAACAGGCGCGCCGCAGCTTCTGCACGGCCGTCTCGGCGCGCTCGAGATCCGGTTCGGTCACCATTCGCAGGCCACAAGCCTGCACGTCGGTGCCGTGGACGCCGACGTAGGCAAGGCGATGCAGCCGCAGCCGGCGCTGGAGCGTCTCCACCTTGCGCGCGGAGAGCACCGCGCCGCGCGTGTTGGTCGCCGCGCAGAGCCGGATCAGCGCCGCGCGCGCGGCTGGACTCGTCCTCAGGTGCCCGTGCGAGGCTCGTTGCGACAGCGCCGTATCGAAGGAGAAGAACCCGTAGAGCGCGTCGGCTTCGGCTACCCGCTCACGCAGATTGTCCGCTTCCG
The genomic region above belongs to Deltaproteobacteria bacterium and contains:
- the otsB gene encoding trehalose-phosphatase; the protein is MLRRAKAREGSHLHLPMHSFRAGADSGEGGGVRNSELGRTGAVRLLWSEADNLRERVAEADALYGFFSFDTALSQRASHGHLRTSPAARAALIRLCAATNTRGAVLSARKVETLQRRLRLHRLAYVGVHGTDVQACGLRMVTEPDLERAETAVQKLRRACSRVPALQTAGVVVEDRIWCLALHVRHAEPQVRVAATEEFGKLVSAEGLFLHHADDSIEAVPEGASMWRAVLGLLAGMRGALPVYVGAGEADEEAFAVLNRRSSITVHVGPPPRTGTNARWQVADTGEVIRLIHWLADARRRA